The Megasphaera stantonii genome includes a window with the following:
- the panC gene encoding pantoate--beta-alanine ligase has product MKIFTTVADMQAFSAALKKEGKCIGLVPTMGALHEGHLTLMRAAKEKCDVVIASVFVNPTQFGPNEDFDAYPRRFEEDCRKLESVGVDAVFHPEPAEMYPEGYCTYVNVDGDITHKLCGAQRPIHFRGVATVVTKLMNITRADEAFFGQKDAQQVVVVRRFVDDLNIPVHINMVPIVREDSGLARSSRNAYLSPAEKEAALVLSRSLRKAKAAYDGGETNAEALKAIVTEEIQSEPMAVIDYVDLFSFPALLPVETVNEPCLLAIAVRIGKTRLIDNIILGDAAK; this is encoded by the coding sequence ATGAAAATTTTTACAACTGTAGCAGATATGCAGGCCTTTTCGGCTGCCTTAAAAAAAGAAGGAAAATGCATCGGCCTCGTCCCGACGATGGGAGCCCTGCACGAAGGCCACCTGACCCTCATGCGGGCGGCGAAGGAAAAGTGTGACGTCGTCATCGCCTCGGTCTTCGTCAACCCGACCCAGTTCGGGCCGAACGAGGATTTCGACGCCTATCCGCGCCGCTTTGAAGAAGACTGCCGCAAGCTGGAAAGCGTCGGCGTCGACGCCGTGTTCCATCCCGAACCGGCTGAAATGTATCCTGAAGGATACTGCACCTACGTCAACGTAGACGGCGACATTACCCATAAGCTGTGCGGAGCCCAGCGGCCTATCCACTTCCGCGGCGTGGCGACGGTCGTCACGAAGCTCATGAATATTACCCGGGCTGACGAAGCCTTTTTCGGCCAGAAAGACGCCCAGCAGGTCGTCGTCGTCCGCCGCTTCGTCGATGATTTGAACATTCCCGTTCACATCAACATGGTGCCCATCGTCCGCGAAGACAGCGGCCTGGCCCGCAGCTCCCGCAACGCCTACCTCTCGCCGGCGGAAAAGGAAGCGGCCCTGGTCTTGTCGCGCAGCCTGAGAAAGGCTAAAGCCGCTTACGACGGCGGCGAAACGAATGCCGAAGCCCTGAAAGCCATCGTCACGGAAGAAATCCAGAGCGAGCCCATGGCCGTCATCGACTACGTAGACCTGTTTTCCTTCCCAGCCCTCCTGCCTGTGGAAACAGTGAATGAACCGTGCCTGCTGGCCATCGCCGTCCGCATCGGCAAGACCCGCTTAATCGACAACATTATTTTAGGAGATGCCGCAAAATGA
- the panD gene encoding aspartate 1-decarboxylase — MILNLLKSKIHCATVTEANLQYMGSITIDEALMEAAHILPNERVQVVDNNNGARLETYVIPGPKNSGVICLNGAAARCVQPGDVVIIMAYAFMTEDEARSYVPTVVMVDGQNAVREVRQAEHHGQTH; from the coding sequence ATGATACTGAATTTACTGAAATCTAAAATCCACTGCGCTACCGTTACGGAAGCCAACCTGCAATACATGGGAAGCATTACCATCGACGAAGCCCTGATGGAAGCGGCCCATATCCTGCCGAACGAACGAGTCCAGGTCGTCGACAACAACAACGGCGCCCGCCTGGAAACGTACGTCATTCCCGGGCCGAAGAACTCCGGCGTCATCTGCCTAAACGGCGCGGCGGCCCGCTGCGTCCAGCCCGGCGACGTGGTCATCATTATGGCCTACGCCTTTATGACCGAGGACGAAGCCCGGTCCTACGTGCCGACTGTCGTCATGGTCGACGGACAGAACGCCGTCCGCGAAGTGCGCCAGGCAGAACATCACGGCCAGACCCATTAA
- a CDS encoding ISLre2 family transposase, translating to MESLVTGQASLTDVTLAVQEFVQNLGREVLSAMLEQADEAIYETVKPQRTYQIKETARSRTLVTTFGEITFHRRYYRQKDTGRYTYLLDEWCQLPAYSRIEASCQARMAEHAKDMSYAKAAQVATPVPVSKQSVRNVLCRLGTIPNTAAPLPERRPKVSELFIEADEDHVAMQQGNSRQLRLAYVYEGKVAEGKKRRTLTAKRVFTGYGMPWKEIKEYIQTVYDSPEITILGDGAAWIQSATSYLEKSRCVTDGFHVVKYLRQIAGTETIQPLYDALLANDREQFCWEAEQKIRHRPYRRKAIRRGQQYILNHWEGIRDWLQNRETFASSTEGHVSHILSARLSSRGMGWSKDGAERIARLRTLAENGGDVWRYALDCLTKKHSDTVPDLNEQELTRQCRRRRLPYCVYDAEHSCRMPGSEGALHGRWMKDIQNSGYHHIH from the coding sequence ATGGAATCGTTAGTAACGGGCCAGGCGTCCCTGACCGACGTGACGCTGGCTGTACAAGAGTTTGTGCAGAACCTGGGGCGGGAGGTGTTGTCGGCAATGTTAGAACAGGCCGATGAAGCCATCTATGAAACGGTGAAGCCGCAACGTACCTATCAGATCAAAGAAACAGCCCGTTCGCGTACCTTGGTAACCACGTTTGGAGAAATCACCTTTCACCGCCGGTATTACCGACAGAAAGACACGGGCCGCTACACCTATCTGCTGGACGAATGGTGCCAGCTACCGGCGTACAGCCGGATCGAGGCTTCCTGTCAGGCCCGAATGGCAGAACATGCCAAGGATATGAGTTATGCGAAAGCAGCCCAAGTAGCCACTCCGGTCCCGGTAAGCAAACAGAGCGTGCGGAACGTCTTATGCCGGTTGGGGACGATCCCCAATACGGCGGCTCCCCTGCCGGAACGGAGGCCGAAGGTATCCGAACTGTTCATCGAAGCCGACGAAGACCATGTGGCTATGCAGCAGGGAAACAGCCGGCAGCTGCGGCTGGCCTATGTATATGAAGGGAAAGTAGCGGAGGGAAAAAAACGGAGAACACTGACAGCCAAACGGGTGTTTACGGGATATGGGATGCCTTGGAAGGAAATCAAGGAATATATCCAAACCGTATACGACAGTCCAGAGATTACGATTCTGGGAGACGGGGCGGCGTGGATACAGAGCGCGACGTCGTACCTGGAAAAGAGCCGCTGCGTCACGGACGGATTTCATGTTGTCAAATACTTGCGGCAGATAGCGGGGACGGAAACGATCCAACCTCTGTATGACGCCTTGCTGGCCAATGACCGGGAGCAATTCTGCTGGGAAGCTGAACAGAAGATACGGCACCGTCCGTATCGGAGAAAGGCGATTCGAAGAGGTCAGCAATATATCCTGAACCATTGGGAAGGGATTCGGGACTGGCTGCAGAACCGGGAGACATTCGCCAGCAGTACGGAAGGTCATGTCAGCCATATCCTGTCGGCCCGGCTGAGCTCACGTGGAATGGGCTGGAGCAAAGACGGGGCGGAACGGATTGCCCGATTGCGGACGCTGGCAGAAAACGGCGGCGACGTGTGGCGCTATGCCTTAGATTGCCTGACGAAGAAACACTCCGATACAGTACCAGACCTGAATGAACAGGAATTGACGAGGCAATGCCGACGCCGGCGGCTGCCGTACTGCGTGTATGATGCAGAGCACAGCTGCCGTATGCCGGGGAGCGAAGGCGCATTACACGGAAGATGGATGAAAGATATCCAAAACAGTGGATATCACCATATACATTAG
- a CDS encoding IS30 family transposase: MEERGMIQALHRQGLSLRNIAAAVGCAHTTVFYELRRGTPDRKSKHGRAPQYMAKRGQKAYAENRKSSRKPCKIDHDDCELFIQWMVERVRQERWSLDACVGYARQNKLFTPEQIPCTKTLYNMLWANKLPLSLFEVPQVLKHKRRRKWVRKNKRMKGRSIEERPAVVDDGTEMGHWEVDTVVGRRAGREAVVFTAVEKVTRNYIAIRIPGRTCAGVEAALAQLQERYGAEYFSQIFKTMTADNGPEFENLSQFESLGTKIYFTHPYSSWERAQNERHNGLLRDFIPKGMSMERFSDEDILNMADTLNQRPRRVLGYHTPSELFDAFLDEVYASECVS, from the coding sequence TTGGAGGAACGTGGCATGATTCAGGCCCTGCATCGCCAGGGGCTTTCCCTTCGCAACATCGCTGCCGCAGTAGGATGTGCTCATACGACTGTTTTCTATGAACTTCGGCGTGGAACGCCGGATCGGAAAAGCAAGCACGGTCGTGCCCCTCAGTATATGGCAAAGCGCGGTCAGAAGGCTTATGCAGAGAATCGCAAGAGCTCCAGGAAGCCTTGTAAAATCGATCATGACGACTGCGAGCTGTTTATCCAATGGATGGTGGAACGAGTCCGCCAGGAACGCTGGTCACTGGATGCCTGCGTTGGCTATGCCAGACAAAATAAGCTATTTACGCCGGAACAGATTCCCTGTACCAAGACGCTCTACAACATGCTTTGGGCTAACAAACTTCCACTGTCACTCTTCGAGGTACCGCAGGTCTTGAAGCACAAACGCCGCCGCAAATGGGTGCGTAAGAACAAACGTATGAAGGGCCGCTCCATTGAGGAACGTCCTGCCGTCGTCGATGATGGTACCGAGATGGGCCACTGGGAAGTGGATACGGTCGTTGGTCGGCGCGCAGGCCGTGAGGCAGTAGTCTTCACCGCTGTTGAAAAGGTTACGCGCAACTACATCGCTATCCGAATTCCTGGACGTACCTGCGCCGGCGTTGAAGCTGCTCTTGCACAGTTGCAGGAGCGATATGGCGCAGAGTACTTCAGCCAGATCTTTAAGACGATGACGGCCGATAACGGTCCAGAGTTTGAGAACTTATCGCAGTTCGAGAGCCTCGGTACTAAGATATACTTTACACATCCGTACAGCTCATGGGAGCGGGCTCAGAACGAACGCCACAATGGCCTGCTGAGGGATTTCATCCCAAAGGGCATGTCCATGGAGCGGTTCTCTGATGAGGATATCCTGAACATGGCAGATACGCTGAACCAGCGCCCACGGCGTGTTTTGGGCTACCATACGCCGTCAGAGCTATTTGATGCATTCCTCGATGAAGTTTATGCTAGTGAGTGTGTTTCCTGA
- a CDS encoding pyridoxamine 5'-phosphate oxidase family protein encodes MMNEQVIALLKSGIWDLATCADGEPNVVPVAFKDMTEDGKLVVGDVFLETTLRNIKANGGKIAISVYDGQSLEGYQIKGVAEYVTEGPVVDTFKNMVEAMFNGAATAKGALIISTEQVIVTTPGADNKKVL; translated from the coding sequence ATGATGAATGAACAGGTTATAGCGTTATTGAAGTCGGGCATTTGGGATTTGGCTACCTGCGCGGACGGCGAACCGAACGTCGTGCCCGTCGCCTTTAAAGACATGACGGAAGATGGCAAATTGGTCGTCGGCGACGTATTTTTAGAAACGACGCTGCGCAATATCAAGGCCAACGGCGGCAAAATCGCGATTTCCGTATATGACGGGCAAAGCCTGGAAGGGTATCAGATTAAAGGCGTCGCCGAATACGTGACGGAAGGCCCTGTCGTCGATACGTTTAAGAACATGGTCGAAGCGATGTTCAACGGCGCGGCGACAGCTAAAGGCGCTTTAATTATTTCTACGGAACAGGTTATCGTGACGACGCCCGGCGCAGACAATAAGAAAGTATTATAA
- a CDS encoding ATP-binding protein, with the protein MKMYTAYIDQTVCVGCGACIGLCPVGAIRMMPGWICAVRQDACIGCGACAAVCHKKAVRLQEKGSYIS; encoded by the coding sequence ATGAAGATGTATACGGCGTATATTGACCAAACAGTCTGCGTCGGCTGCGGAGCCTGCATAGGCCTATGTCCCGTCGGGGCAATTCGCATGATGCCGGGATGGATTTGCGCAGTACGGCAGGATGCCTGCATCGGATGCGGCGCGTGCGCCGCCGTGTGCCATAAGAAGGCTGTCCGGCTGCAAGAAAAAGGCTCGTACATTTCATAG
- a CDS encoding winged helix-turn-helix transcriptional regulator — MYQKKLQPDIRCPLEYGLDVFGGKWKSRIICVLAAMETLRYGELRKEMSNITDAVLASTLKELIADEMVLRKSYDEIPPRVEYSLTEKGRSVVPILQSICHWAGVFYKEDTEHKMTQCQRCDYL, encoded by the coding sequence ATGTATCAGAAAAAATTACAGCCCGATATCCGCTGCCCCCTGGAATACGGTTTGGACGTATTCGGCGGCAAGTGGAAATCGCGGATCATCTGCGTGCTGGCGGCTATGGAAACGCTGCGGTACGGCGAGCTGCGCAAGGAAATGAGCAATATTACCGACGCCGTGCTGGCTTCGACGTTGAAGGAGCTCATAGCCGACGAGATGGTACTCCGTAAATCCTATGATGAAATTCCGCCCAGAGTCGAATATTCGCTGACAGAGAAAGGCCGGTCCGTCGTCCCTATTTTGCAGAGTATCTGCCATTGGGCCGGCGTCTTTTACAAAGAAGATACGGAGCATAAAATGACGCAATGTCAACGATGCGATTATCTGTAA
- a CDS encoding DUF2000 domain-containing protein yields MNVQNEKCVIVLDERLPFGIIANTAAILGITLGKAMPEVVGADVTDKTGREHAGIIQFPVPILKGDTESIKVLRERLYEPEFSDVTVVDFSDLAQGCKTYDEFIEKMKDAPERDLNYFGIAMCGVKKKINKLTGQMPLLR; encoded by the coding sequence ATGAACGTGCAAAATGAAAAATGTGTCATAGTACTCGACGAACGATTGCCCTTTGGGATCATCGCGAATACGGCGGCAATTCTGGGGATTACCTTAGGAAAGGCCATGCCGGAAGTCGTCGGCGCCGACGTCACCGACAAAACAGGCCGGGAGCACGCCGGCATTATCCAATTTCCCGTCCCCATTTTAAAGGGCGATACGGAAAGCATAAAGGTCCTCCGCGAAAGGCTGTATGAGCCGGAATTTTCTGACGTGACCGTCGTCGACTTTTCCGATTTGGCCCAGGGCTGCAAGACCTACGACGAATTTATAGAGAAGATGAAGGACGCGCCTGAAAGGGACCTGAACTACTTTGGAATCGCCATGTGCGGAGTAAAAAAGAAAATAAACAAATTGACGGGACAGATGCCCCTGCTGCGCTAG
- a CDS encoding helix-turn-helix domain-containing protein yields the protein MLDLAEEITGKRALPGFSPAVLRDEDVSCYLRPLHDLVLNGSLEFGKEESLLFMLSLLMRRCGQPFEDCIPECREEIEQACAFMEEHAAERISLDQICRQAGLSKSTLLRAFTKSKGVTPYCYLESLRIGRAKKLLEQGASPMEAALQTGFSDQSHFTNYFTRFIGLTPGAYRDIFLKSDEASREGQDAP from the coding sequence ATGTTAGATTTGGCCGAAGAAATCACGGGGAAAAGGGCGCTGCCGGGATTTTCGCCGGCCGTACTGCGCGACGAAGACGTGTCCTGCTATTTACGGCCCCTCCATGACCTCGTCCTAAACGGCTCCCTGGAATTTGGAAAAGAAGAAAGCCTCCTCTTCATGCTGTCCCTGCTCATGCGGCGCTGCGGACAGCCCTTTGAAGACTGTATTCCCGAATGCCGGGAAGAAATCGAGCAGGCCTGCGCGTTTATGGAGGAACACGCTGCCGAACGCATTTCCCTAGACCAGATATGCCGTCAGGCTGGCTTGAGCAAATCCACCTTACTGCGGGCCTTCACCAAATCAAAGGGCGTCACGCCGTACTGCTATTTGGAAAGCCTCCGCATTGGCAGGGCGAAAAAATTACTGGAACAAGGCGCGTCTCCTATGGAAGCGGCGCTGCAGACGGGATTTTCCGACCAAAGCCACTTCACCAATTACTTTACCCGCTTCATCGGCTTAACGCCCGGCGCTTATAGGGACATCTTTCTAAAAAGCGACGAGGCGAGCAGGGAAGGGCAGGATGCTCCATAG
- a CDS encoding AraC family ligand binding domain-containing protein, which yields MRKEIKTLVYDEELRLEAYRFEGIGRPFPNHFHDYYVIGFIEQGKRRLWYRNREYAIGPGCVLLFNPGDTHACVQTDGGTLDSGI from the coding sequence ATGAGGAAAGAAATTAAGACCCTGGTCTACGACGAGGAGCTCCGCCTGGAAGCCTATCGGTTTGAGGGCATTGGCCGGCCCTTTCCCAACCATTTCCACGACTACTACGTCATCGGGTTCATAGAACAAGGGAAGCGCCGCTTATGGTACAGAAACCGGGAATACGCAATCGGGCCAGGCTGCGTCCTGCTGTTCAATCCCGGCGACACCCACGCCTGCGTTCAGACAGACGGCGGCACCTTAGATTCGGGGATTTAA
- a CDS encoding MerR family transcriptional regulator — protein sequence MYTIQQVAKMTHIPATTLRYYDKEGLLPFLERRESGYRAFSDVDLAMLQVLQCLKATGMSISEMKQFSQWVQEGDSSLKERYDLFVRRKEAVEQQIAELQKSLEVINHKCDYYRRAVEAGTEKHMMGKDTLPYADEFLHGGGK from the coding sequence ATGTATACGATTCAGCAGGTGGCGAAGATGACCCATATCCCGGCGACGACGCTGCGCTACTACGATAAGGAAGGGCTGCTCCCCTTTTTGGAACGGCGCGAGTCGGGCTATCGGGCCTTTTCCGACGTCGATTTAGCTATGCTGCAGGTGCTGCAGTGCCTGAAAGCGACGGGCATGTCTATCAGCGAGATGAAGCAGTTTTCCCAATGGGTGCAGGAAGGCGACAGCTCTTTGAAGGAGCGGTACGACTTATTTGTCCGCCGCAAGGAAGCTGTAGAGCAGCAGATCGCCGAGCTGCAGAAATCGCTGGAAGTCATCAATCACAAGTGCGACTACTATCGCCGGGCCGTCGAGGCCGGGACGGAAAAGCACATGATGGGCAAGGACACCCTGCCCTACGCCGACGAATTTCTCCACGGCGGCGGAAAATAG
- a CDS encoding response regulator transcription factor, whose protein sequence is MVPYSILIVDDDEKLCALLRSYFEQEQCLVYIANDGMTAVSMVRRHEPQIMVLDLMLPVMDGFEVCRRVRQFSDVPIIFLTAKDDELDRLVGLNIGADDYVTKPFNVKELIARVHSLLRRARGEVIQSSSCYAVRDLLIDRDKFTVFRSGEPIVLTPTEFNILDALASSPDRVFSRMQIMEKAQGGYGFEGYERTIDTHVRNLRKKIEPEPAKPTYILTVYGIGYKFSGGGL, encoded by the coding sequence ATGGTCCCCTACTCTATCCTCATCGTCGACGACGACGAGAAATTGTGCGCCCTGCTGCGCTCCTACTTCGAGCAAGAGCAATGCCTGGTATATATTGCCAATGACGGCATGACGGCCGTCTCGATGGTACGGCGGCACGAGCCGCAGATTATGGTGCTGGATTTGATGCTGCCCGTCATGGACGGCTTTGAAGTCTGCCGCCGCGTCCGCCAGTTCAGCGACGTCCCCATCATCTTCTTGACGGCCAAGGACGACGAGCTGGACCGCCTCGTGGGGCTGAATATCGGCGCCGACGATTACGTGACGAAGCCCTTCAACGTCAAGGAACTCATCGCCCGCGTCCACAGCCTGCTGCGCCGGGCCCGGGGCGAAGTCATTCAGAGCTCGTCTTGCTACGCTGTCAGGGATTTGCTCATCGACAGGGACAAGTTCACCGTGTTCCGCAGCGGCGAGCCCATCGTGCTGACGCCGACGGAGTTCAACATCCTCGACGCCCTGGCCTCTTCGCCGGACCGGGTGTTCAGCCGCATGCAGATCATGGAAAAGGCCCAGGGCGGCTACGGCTTTGAAGGCTATGAGCGGACCATCGATACGCACGTCCGCAACCTGCGCAAAAAAATAGAGCCGGAGCCGGCCAAGCCGACGTATATTCTGACCGTATACGGCATCGGCTATAAGTTTTCCGGAGGCGGCCTATGA
- a CDS encoding sensor histidine kinase, whose protein sequence is MKRTDSLVFRLTAMVFILLAVTIAVILFLVNSQMDTHFTQYLQMAPRRGMGMGHHMMRGAAELQYVESIHRSLLWVGLGMTVISVGVSYIVVQKLVRPLLSLTEAVRSVQEGKFGQTVPVERMDEVGILAKTFNDMSTELEQNETMRRHLFASVAHELRTPLAIIQGNLEGMIDDVIPANKKMFLSMEDEVLRLGRLVQDLNDLSLAEIDKLVLHKERADINILLERAVSMLQPLCDEKELTVRLHLCPELPNVSIDVDRINQVVYNILNNAIRYINRGDTIAVTTERAVKEGKEYVLVSIADTGNGISPEDLPHIFQYFYRGEKSRSRKSGGSGIGLALAKQFVVSHGGLLDVESEVGKGTTFYIYLPLG, encoded by the coding sequence ATGAAACGGACAGACAGCTTAGTATTCCGCCTGACGGCGATGGTCTTCATCCTGCTGGCCGTGACGATTGCCGTCATCCTCTTTTTGGTAAACAGCCAGATGGATACGCATTTCACCCAATACCTGCAGATGGCTCCCCGCCGGGGAATGGGCATGGGGCATCACATGATGCGCGGCGCAGCGGAGCTGCAGTACGTCGAGTCCATCCATCGCTCCCTCCTGTGGGTCGGCCTGGGCATGACGGTCATCAGCGTCGGCGTCAGCTACATCGTCGTGCAGAAGCTCGTCCGTCCCCTTCTCTCCCTGACTGAGGCCGTGCGTTCCGTACAGGAAGGGAAATTCGGGCAGACCGTACCTGTAGAACGGATGGACGAAGTGGGCATCCTGGCCAAGACCTTCAACGACATGTCGACGGAGCTGGAGCAAAACGAAACCATGCGCCGCCACCTCTTTGCCAGCGTAGCCCACGAGCTGCGGACGCCCTTGGCGATTATCCAGGGAAACTTGGAAGGCATGATCGACGACGTCATTCCGGCCAACAAAAAGATGTTTTTGTCCATGGAAGACGAAGTCCTGCGGCTGGGGCGATTGGTACAGGATTTGAACGATTTGTCTTTAGCGGAAATCGACAAGCTCGTCCTCCATAAGGAACGGGCCGATATAAACATACTGCTGGAACGGGCCGTCAGCATGCTCCAGCCCTTGTGCGACGAAAAGGAGCTGACCGTCCGGCTGCACCTATGCCCTGAGCTGCCGAATGTCTCCATCGACGTGGACCGGATCAACCAAGTCGTCTACAATATTTTGAACAACGCTATCCGCTATATCAACCGGGGCGATACGATAGCCGTAACTACGGAGCGGGCCGTCAAGGAAGGAAAAGAGTACGTTCTAGTCTCTATTGCCGATACGGGAAATGGCATTTCTCCTGAAGACTTGCCCCATATTTTCCAATATTTCTACCGCGGCGAAAAATCGCGGAGCCGTAAGAGCGGCGGCAGCGGCATCGGGCTGGCCCTGGCGAAGCAGTTCGTCGTCAGCCACGGCGGCCTGCTTGACGTGGAAAGCGAAGTCGGCAAGGGCACGACCTTTTACATATACCTTCCCCTGGGCTGA
- a CDS encoding GNAT family N-acetyltransferase, whose product MIQIRRAGTAEFAAVREFYCAVIDEMKDAEFKPGWEQDVYPSQDFLRASLDRGELYVGEIGGHLVAAMVVNHEYNESYDGAPWSVDAADEELLVVHALGVRPSFAGQGIAQAMTEYAIRLGREAGMKTIRLDVLKGNIPAERAYRKVGFAYCRTACMFYEDTGWTEFDLFEYIL is encoded by the coding sequence ATGATACAGATTCGCAGAGCCGGCACAGCGGAATTTGCGGCAGTGCGGGAGTTTTATTGCGCTGTGATCGACGAAATGAAGGACGCCGAATTTAAACCGGGATGGGAACAGGATGTATACCCGTCGCAGGACTTTCTGCGGGCGTCGCTGGACAGGGGCGAGCTCTACGTCGGCGAAATAGGAGGCCATCTTGTAGCGGCGATGGTCGTCAATCACGAATACAACGAAAGCTATGACGGCGCGCCGTGGTCTGTCGACGCGGCGGACGAAGAACTTCTCGTCGTCCACGCCTTAGGCGTGCGCCCGTCCTTTGCCGGCCAGGGCATAGCCCAGGCGATGACGGAGTACGCCATCCGCTTGGGACGGGAGGCCGGAATGAAGACAATTCGCCTCGATGTGCTGAAGGGTAATATTCCGGCAGAGCGGGCCTATCGAAAGGTTGGATTTGCCTACTGCCGGACGGCCTGTATGTTTTATGAAGATACGGGATGGACCGAATTCGATCTGTTTGAGTATATTCTGTAA